The sequence GAAAGCGTATTTCAACTTCCGCAATAGCCTGCTCATGCTCTACAAAAACCTGCCGCGCCGGCGATGGCCGGCGGTTTTCCTCGCCCGCATCCTGCTTGACGGCCTCGCCATCCTCCGCGCCACCGCCACGGGCCATTTCGCCGAAGCCGGCAGCATCCTGCGCGCCTACTGGGACGCCCATCGCATGCGCCGTTTCTACGCTGGCGAACGGCCAACCGGAGGTGAAGCCTCCGTACTCCCCTCCTACCGGGGATCGATCGTGGTGGATTATTTCGTACGCGGGCGCCGGCGGTTCAGCGAGCTGCCTTCAGCGCGTTTTTCGGAAGAATGACGGGGAGATGGCGAGCAACACGCCAACCAGTGCTACCCCCATCCCTACAAGCGATACAAGTGCCGGCCGTTCGTCGAATAATACGAATGCCAGCGCCGAAGCGCCAACCGGTTCGGTAAGCGACAAGACCCCCAGCATAGCCGCGGAGATGTAGCGTACGGCCAGGTTGAGCGACCCATGTCCCAACACCTGAGGGCCGATGGCCAGCACCGCGCCAATCACATAGACCCGCGGTGAATACCCCGTCAGCGGCACCTCCAGCACCAGCGCGGCGATCAAAATCGTTAGCGCCGCTACACTGTACAGCGGCAACATATAGGCAAACCAGTCGAGCCCCTGCCGCGCCACCCTTCCGGTGATCAGGTAGATGCTTATCGTCAACGATGCGCCAATCGCGAGCAGATTTCCCCACGCCGGGTTCGGCGCGCTCCCCGTCGATGCATCCCCCCAGGCAATCATGGCGCCACCTCCGGTGGCCACAACCATACCCAGAATGGCCGCGGGAGGGAGGCGCTCACGCAGGAAGAAAAACCCGATCGAGGCCATAAAAATGGGACTCAGCGCCGTAAAGACGGTCGTGCTCGCGACGGTCGTATGCCGCAGCGACTCAAAGAAGAGATAAAAATGCAGGCCCAGCAGGAAGCCGGCCATGCCGATTCGGCCGGCTTCGCGCCAGCTCATACGGCGATAAATCGCCAGATGGTGTTTCCTCAGAAACGGGAGGAGGCAGAACACGGCGATCATCGTCCGCCAGACCAGCAACGCCAGGGCCGGGACCTCGCCGGCGAAACGCACAAGCACCGAAGTAGACCAGAAACTGACGAGGCCGAGCGCGACCAGCACGAGGACGTGGCGTGGCGGCTCGCCGGCGGAATGAGCGACAGGAGTCAAGGGCGGGCTCAGCGGAGACGGTCCATCGAACGGACCAGGGCGATGTCCTTCTCAATCGACTTGCGCGCGAACAGAAACAGCACGTACGCAATAGCCGCCGGCGCGGCGCTCACGGCCCAGGCGGCCACATCGATAGCGACGGACGCATCTCGCACGACAAAACGCAGCCCCAGCACCAGCAGTAAGACGATCAGCGCGGCATATTGCAGCCCCAGGACGATAGAGCGCTGACGCGCTCGATCGGCATACTGGAAGATGGCGTAGATCCCCCCCAGCGCAATCAGCGCGAAAAGGACTGGCGCGACGGCCGGCAGCCAGCTACTGGCCGCGACCACTTCAAATGGAGCAAGAAACGAAGACAATAGCGCCACGGCGGCAAGCGCAAGGAAGACGGTTTGTTTTCGCTGGATCATGACTATTACGAGTAATCTATAGCTAAAACCTCGGGCAGCGTGGGAATAGTGCCAGGCGCCTTAACGCCGGTCCGTAACATGTGCTGCGACCCGATCGGCAAACGCCGAGGTCGAGTGATGGCCGCCGACGTCGGCCGTCAGATGCGTCCCCTCGCGGAGGGTGTCCTCGAGACCGTCTCGCAGGGCATCCGCCGCACGCGGTTCACCGATGTGGCGAAGCATCATCTCGGCCGACAGGATGAGGGCCGTCGGATTGGCCTTATTCTGGCCGGCGATGTCCGGCGCGCTGCCGTGCACCGCTTCAAAGACGGCGTATTCCGTACCAATGTTAGCGCCGGCTACCACACCCAGCCCACCCACCAGCCCTGCGGCGAGGTCGCTAAGGATGTCGCCGAACAGGTTCGTAGTGACGATGCAATCGTACCGTTCGGGATACATGACGAGCTGCATGCACATGTTGTCGATGATCCGCTCGTTAAAGGTAACTTCCGGGTATTGGCCTGCCATCTCCCGGCCGATCTCCAGAAACATACCGGAAGATAACTTGAGGATATTCGCCTTATGCACCAGCGTCAACTGCTTATGCCCCAGCCGGCGCGCATATTCGAAGGCAAAACGAATGATGCGCTCCGACCCCCGGCGCGTGATGCGAGCCGTGGAATCGGCGATCTGGTTGCGCTCGTCGAAGGTTTCGATCCCCGAATACAACCCCTCGGTGTTTTCGCGAAAGATGAGCAGGTTGACGTTCTGAAACCGGGTGACGATTCCTGGAAGCGTGCGGGCCGGCCGAACGTTGGCGTGAAGGTCGAGCTTCTGACGGAGCTGGACGTTGACGCTCTTAAATCCTTTACCGATGGGTGTGGCGACCGGGCCCTTCAGGGCGACACGGGTTTCGCGGATCAGGTCCACCAGCGCCTCGGGTAACGGTGTGCCCTCGCGTTCAAGCGCCGCGGCGCCAATCGACTCGAACCGTTCCCACTGAATTGAAACCCCGGTGGCCTCAACGACGCGCACGGCCGCGTCGACAACTTCGGGACCGATGCCATCGCCAGGGATAAGCGTAATGCGATGTGTCATGGATAGCTGAAATGAAGTAAAAAAGCTCTGCCGGGGCAGAGCTTTTTTTACTCGTTCTAAAACACGATACGAATGTACGCGACAGAGCGAGAGGATGCCCCGGAAGGCGTCCGTCGCGCGCCATCAATTGGCTGGAAGTTCGCGCTTAGAGGAATAATTGATCCGCAAAGTTCCCGCTTCGCGCAGCTCCTGTTGCACCCGGGTGACAATGCCCATTTCCGAGGTTTGATCAACCCGGAGGGACACAATCAGCTTGGGCTGTTCGGACCATTTGCGGTACATCACGGTGCGAATCACGGCGTAGTCTTCCACGAGCGCGTCGTCGATCTGGACCGACGTGGGGCCCAGTTCGTTGCCCGGTCGTTTGATCGGCCCGACCCAGACGTACGACACAAGTCGTTTCTGTTCGATCTTCGTGAGCGCCTCGGCCTCGGGCAGGAGCGTTCGCACCTGTACCGTCGTTTCGCGGAGCACGGTTGTGACCATGAAAAAGATCAACAACATGAAGATGATGTCCGGAAGCGAAGCGGTCGGGATGTCGTTCGCGCTGACGCTCGCCTTTTTCTTTTTAAAGTGCTGTGACATAGGGAGTACGGCGTGTTTTCAGAGGCTGGAAGGCGCGATCAGACCGTGTCGTCGGGCTCGGCGATCGAAATGGCGGCGGGGAATTTTTCGCGGACGGCATTTTCAACATCGGCGCCGAGCGATTCCTGGTAGGTCGAATAATTAGGGAAGCCGAGCGAACGTGCCTCGTTATCCCAGATCTGGAAGTACGCCATCCAGACTTCGTCCAGCACTTCGATGTACGAATTGTAGGGTGTCTTACCCGACGTCTTGATGGAGATAACCGCCACACCAGGGCGTTCGGAGTAGTTGACGTCCGCGCCGAAGTTCGTCACATGCTTGACCACCTCATCACGTATGAGCGTCAGCTGCGAAGGCCTATCCTCAAGGAGCACCTGACCGGTCTCGTTGACCAGGATCTTGAGCATATTACGCTCCTTGACGGGGGGAGGATCAATTTCTTCGTCAAGTTTCGGCGGCAACACCATGCCGATACCCGTATCGACGTCGATCGTCGTTGTCACCAGGAAGAAAATGAGCAGGAGGAACGCTATATCCGCCATGGAGGATGTCGGAATTTCGGGCGACTTGCGCGGCTTCTTTTTGAGCAAGGGCATATTAAGTACCAGGTAAAAATGAGCTCGGAAACGGGCCGGCCTCAGTTAAAAAGCGACCGAAAACTGGAAACGACGATCCCTAATGCCGCAATGACGGCCACGCAAACAAGGGTGAGAATCGCGGCGCGGGTCCAATCACCCAGTACCACACCAAAAACAACCATCAGCACGAACGGCAATGCCATCGTGATCATGCTGAGCGTATTGACCTTTCCGGACGCAATACTGCGGAATCCGAATCCGATCATCGTGAGCAAGCTCAGCACACTCAGGCCGAGGACGGCGTAGACTCCAATCAAAACCAGAGAATCCATAGGAGTAGAGGTAGCTTAAAAAGTCAGGTGCAAGCATGGACCCCCAAAGCGCCAGTTGAGCGAGGGAGTAAGGCGCCGGGATGCATTGTGCATCCCGGCCCATTCAATTCCCAAACCCGTGTCAACGCGCGGCGAGGCGTGCCTCATGCAGAAGGACAACCGAACGATCAGCTCTTGGCCGTCGGGTTCGTCAACGGACGGCCCGCGTTCAGGAGGATCAGCGAGTCGATCAATTCGATCGAAGCCTCTTCCATGTCCACAACAATACGGTCGATCTTGGACACCGCGTAATTGTAGAACACCTGGAGGATCATGGCCACGATAAGACCGAAGACCGTCGTGAGGAGAGCGACTTTGATACCACCGGCCACAAGGCTCGGGGAGATGTCGCCAGCACTTTCGATGGCATCAAAGGCCTCGACCATCCCGACCACGGTTCCGAGGAAGCCAAGCATCGGGGCAAGGGCGATCATGAGGGAGAGCCACACCAACCCGCGCTCGAGGAAGTTCATTTCAATCGAACCGTAGGAAATAACAGCCTTTTCTACGGCTTCGATGCCCTCGTCGTGGCGAAGAAGACCCGCCTGGAACACCGAGGCCACCGGGCCCCGCGTATTGGCGCAAACGTCTTC is a genomic window of Rhodothermales bacterium containing:
- a CDS encoding DMT family transporter → MTPVAHSAGEPPRHVLVLVALGLVSFWSTSVLVRFAGEVPALALLVWRTMIAVFCLLPFLRKHHLAIYRRMSWREAGRIGMAGFLLGLHFYLFFESLRHTTVASTTVFTALSPIFMASIGFFFLRERLPPAAILGMVVATGGGAMIAWGDASTGSAPNPAWGNLLAIGASLTISIYLITGRVARQGLDWFAYMLPLYSVAALTILIAALVLEVPLTGYSPRVYVIGAVLAIGPQVLGHGSLNLAVRYISAAMLGVLSLTEPVGASALAFVLFDERPALVSLVGMGVALVGVLLAISPSFFRKTR
- a CDS encoding DUF4293 family protein encodes the protein MIQRKQTVFLALAAVALLSSFLAPFEVVAASSWLPAVAPVLFALIALGGIYAIFQYADRARQRSIVLGLQYAALIVLLLVLGLRFVVRDASVAIDVAAWAVSAAPAAIAYVLFLFARKSIEKDIALVRSMDRLR
- a CDS encoding isocitrate/isopropylmalate family dehydrogenase is translated as MTHRITLIPGDGIGPEVVDAAVRVVEATGVSIQWERFESIGAAALEREGTPLPEALVDLIRETRVALKGPVATPIGKGFKSVNVQLRQKLDLHANVRPARTLPGIVTRFQNVNLLIFRENTEGLYSGIETFDERNQIADSTARITRRGSERIIRFAFEYARRLGHKQLTLVHKANILKLSSGMFLEIGREMAGQYPEVTFNERIIDNMCMQLVMYPERYDCIVTTNLFGDILSDLAAGLVGGLGVVAGANIGTEYAVFEAVHGSAPDIAGQNKANPTALILSAEMMLRHIGEPRAADALRDGLEDTLREGTHLTADVGGHHSTSAFADRVAAHVTDRR
- a CDS encoding biopolymer transporter ExbD, which gives rise to MSQHFKKKKASVSANDIPTASLPDIIFMLLIFFMVTTVLRETTVQVRTLLPEAEALTKIEQKRLVSYVWVGPIKRPGNELGPTSVQIDDALVEDYAVIRTVMYRKWSEQPKLIVSLRVDQTSEMGIVTRVQQELREAGTLRINYSSKRELPAN
- a CDS encoding biopolymer transporter ExbD: MPLLKKKPRKSPEIPTSSMADIAFLLLIFFLVTTTIDVDTGIGMVLPPKLDEEIDPPPVKERNMLKILVNETGQVLLEDRPSQLTLIRDEVVKHVTNFGADVNYSERPGVAVISIKTSGKTPYNSYIEVLDEVWMAYFQIWDNEARSLGFPNYSTYQESLGADVENAVREKFPAAISIAEPDDTV
- a CDS encoding MotA/TolQ/ExbB proton channel family protein, with translation MQFLNVLMMLPQEAAGSTDFINVLVERFNEGGGYMWPIIITFILGLAIAFERIITLNRADINTRKFIVNVKKALEDGGVAAAEDVCANTRGPVASVFQAGLLRHDEGIEAVEKAVISYGSIEMNFLERGLVWLSLMIALAPMLGFLGTVVGMVEAFDAIESAGDISPSLVAGGIKVALLTTVFGLIVAMILQVFYNYAVSKIDRIVVDMEEASIELIDSLILLNAGRPLTNPTAKS